One window of Lawsonibacter asaccharolyticus genomic DNA carries:
- a CDS encoding 50S ribosomal protein L21, which produces MHAIIETGGKQYKVTEGDTLFIEKLEAEAGQAITFDKVLAILDGDKATFGAPVVEGASVAATVVKNGKGKKVRIFKYNPKKGYRKRQGHRQPYTKVQIGAIQA; this is translated from the coding sequence ATGCACGCTATTATTGAGACCGGCGGCAAGCAGTACAAGGTGACCGAGGGCGATACCCTGTTCATCGAGAAGCTGGAGGCCGAGGCCGGACAGGCCATCACCTTCGATAAGGTCCTGGCCATCCTGGACGGCGACAAGGCTACCTTCGGCGCTCCCGTAGTGGAGGGCGCTTCCGTGGCCGCCACTGTGGTGAAGAACGGCAAGGGCAAGAAGGTCCGGATCTTCAAGTACAATCCCAAGAAGGGCTATCGCAAGCGTCAGGGCCATCGTCAGCCCTACACCAAGGTGCAGATCGGCGCCATCCAGGCCTGA
- a CDS encoding acetyltransferase, with amino-acid sequence MNTPELETERLRLRRFTAEDAAAILAIFGDVEANTFLPWFPLKSLEEARQLFERQYQPVYRAERGYQYAICLKEDDIPIGYVKVDLDESHDLGYGLRHEFWNRGIAAEAARALVEQVRRDGLPYLTATHDVNNPNSGAVMKKLGMVYQYSYEEQWQPKDIPVLFRLYQMDLDGNSGRPYLRYWEQSRVHMVEQGI; translated from the coding sequence ATGAATACACCGGAGCTGGAGACGGAGCGGCTGCGCCTGCGGCGGTTCACAGCGGAGGACGCAGCGGCCATACTGGCCATTTTTGGAGACGTGGAGGCCAATACCTTCCTCCCGTGGTTCCCCCTGAAGTCGCTGGAGGAGGCGAGGCAGCTCTTTGAAAGGCAGTACCAGCCGGTCTACCGGGCGGAGCGGGGATACCAATACGCGATCTGCCTCAAGGAGGACGACATCCCCATCGGCTACGTCAAGGTGGACCTGGACGAGAGCCACGACCTGGGCTATGGGCTGCGCCATGAGTTTTGGAATCGGGGCATCGCTGCGGAGGCAGCCCGGGCCCTGGTAGAGCAGGTGAGGCGGGACGGGCTGCCTTATCTCACAGCCACTCACGATGTGAACAACCCCAACAGCGGAGCGGTGATGAAAAAGTTGGGAATGGTCTATCAATACTCCTATGAGGAGCAGTGGCAGCCCAAGGACATCCCGGTGCTGTTCCGGCTCTACCAGATGGATCTGGACGGGAATAGCGGCAGGCCATACCTCCGATACTGGGAGCAATCCCGGGTCCATATGGTGGAGCAGGGCATATAG